A single region of the Ptychodera flava strain L36383 chromosome 9, AS_Pfla_20210202, whole genome shotgun sequence genome encodes:
- the LOC139139797 gene encoding phosphopantothenate--cysteine ligase-like isoform X1 gives MADKQTTAEAAVEEWESFYKNSTPPKDYSKLVDKMKDFAVHIGSFDQKLVLVTSGGTSVPLESRTVRYLDNFSIGTRGAASAEYFLQCGYFVIFLHRHRSLQPYNRHLLSCNLLESLKFDQENNITVDKRISTELEPVLRNYQKFKDRLCLIEFTSLADYLHLLQAAAQVLNDFGRHAMLYLAAAVSDFYIPASLMVEHKIQSSEGALQLTMELVPKMLKPLVMHWAKNAYIISFKLETDESNLLPKARKALETYQHQVVIGNLLETRKEKVIMVTKGHEDSVVMSPDEIIKGQEVEEKIVEDLKNRHGQFIAS, from the exons atggcggACAAACAAACCACAGCAGAAGCAGCAGTCGAAGAATGGGAAAGCTTTTACAAAAATTCTACGCCTCCGAAAGATTACAGTAAGCTCGTCGACAAAATGAAGGATTTTGCTGTACACATTGGTAGCTTCGACCAAAAACTTGTCCTTGTTACA TCAGGTGGCACCAGTGTTCCCTTGGAAAGCAGGACAGTACGATATTTGGACAATTTCAGTATAGGAACAAGAGGTGCTGCATCTGCTGA ATATTTTTTACAATGTGgatattttgttatatttttacaTCGTCATAGATCTCTTCAACCATACAATAGGCACTTACTCAGTTGTAATTTGTTAGAGTCATTGAAATTTGATCAAGAGAACAATATTACAG TCGATAAGAGGATATCAACCGAGCTTGAGCCAGTTTTAAGAAATTATCAGAAATTTAAGGACCGTCTTTGCTTGATAGAATTTACCTCCTTAGCAGACTATTTACATCTTTTACAAGCAGCCGCACAAGTTTTAAATGATTTTGGAAGACATGCAATGTTATACCTTGCTGCTGCAGTCTCAGACTTTTATATCCCAGCATCACTCATG GTAGAACATAAGATTCAGTCTTCTGAAGGTGCTCTTCAACTTACCATGGAATTAGTTCCTAAAATGTTGAAGCCACTTGTCATGCACTGGGCGAAGAATGCTTACATTATTTCATTCAAGTTGGAAACTGATGAAAGTAACCTGCTACCAAAAGCCAGAAAAGCATTAGAAACATACCAACATCAG GTTGTTATAGGAAATCTTCTAGAAACTAGAAAAGAAAAGGTTATAATGGTGACCAAAGGACATGAAGATTCTGTTGTTATGAGTCCAGATGAAATCATTAAAGGTCAGGAAGTTGAAGAGAAGATCGTGGAAGACTTAAAAAACAGACATGGACAGTTTATCGCATCATAA
- the LOC139139797 gene encoding phosphopantothenate--cysteine ligase-like isoform X2, which translates to MADKQTTAEAAVEEWESFYKNSTPPKDYSKLVDKMKDFAVHIGSFDQKLVLVTSGGTSVPLESRTVRYLDNFSIGTRGAASAEYFLQCGYFVIFLHRHRSLQPYNRHLLSCNLLESLKFDQENNITVDKRISTELEPVLRNYQKFKDRLCLIEFTSLADYLHLLQAAAQVLNDFGRHAMLYLAAAVSDFYIPASLMVEHKIQSSEGALQLTMELVPKMLKPLVMHWAKNAYIISFKLETDESNLLPKARKALETYQHQRSDIITLNNGHHHHTLWTWTKVIIYTSVSKFSACLFDDTRM; encoded by the exons atggcggACAAACAAACCACAGCAGAAGCAGCAGTCGAAGAATGGGAAAGCTTTTACAAAAATTCTACGCCTCCGAAAGATTACAGTAAGCTCGTCGACAAAATGAAGGATTTTGCTGTACACATTGGTAGCTTCGACCAAAAACTTGTCCTTGTTACA TCAGGTGGCACCAGTGTTCCCTTGGAAAGCAGGACAGTACGATATTTGGACAATTTCAGTATAGGAACAAGAGGTGCTGCATCTGCTGA ATATTTTTTACAATGTGgatattttgttatatttttacaTCGTCATAGATCTCTTCAACCATACAATAGGCACTTACTCAGTTGTAATTTGTTAGAGTCATTGAAATTTGATCAAGAGAACAATATTACAG TCGATAAGAGGATATCAACCGAGCTTGAGCCAGTTTTAAGAAATTATCAGAAATTTAAGGACCGTCTTTGCTTGATAGAATTTACCTCCTTAGCAGACTATTTACATCTTTTACAAGCAGCCGCACAAGTTTTAAATGATTTTGGAAGACATGCAATGTTATACCTTGCTGCTGCAGTCTCAGACTTTTATATCCCAGCATCACTCATG GTAGAACATAAGATTCAGTCTTCTGAAGGTGCTCTTCAACTTACCATGGAATTAGTTCCTAAAATGTTGAAGCCACTTGTCATGCACTGGGCGAAGAATGCTTACATTATTTCATTCAAGTTGGAAACTGATGAAAGTAACCTGCTACCAAAAGCCAGAAAAGCATTAGAAACATACCAACATCAG AGATCTGATATCATCACTTTGAACAATGGCCACCATCATCACACCCTGTGGACGTGGACTAAAGTGATCATTTATACTTCGGTAAGTAAATTTTCAGCTTGCCTCTTCGACGACACGcggatgtaa